The following proteins are encoded in a genomic region of Nicoliella spurrieriana:
- a CDS encoding metal ABC transporter ATP-binding protein, whose amino-acid sequence MLNVRNLSVSYGDTPVFSDLSIAIEAGKITGIIGPNGAGKSTFIKAMLGLIKSQSGTSEYDGQPVKAIQKKIAYVEQRKEIDLTFPISVFDVVLTGSYAKVGLFNSPGKAEKAAAMEALAKVKMTGFANRQIGNLSGGQLQRVFVARAILQDADIVILDEPFVGIDLQSENSIMQILKQWRNENKTILVVHHDLNKVNSYFDNLIIMNHGIVASGATDQVYNSTNISKAFSADLSSVLFNQKEAQ is encoded by the coding sequence ATGCTTAATGTTAGGAATCTATCCGTTTCCTACGGTGACACACCAGTCTTTTCCGATTTATCAATCGCAATTGAAGCTGGCAAAATCACCGGAATCATCGGCCCCAATGGTGCCGGTAAGTCAACCTTTATCAAGGCAATGTTAGGGTTGATCAAGTCCCAGTCAGGAACTAGCGAGTACGATGGCCAACCAGTTAAGGCCATCCAAAAGAAAATTGCCTATGTTGAACAACGAAAGGAAATCGACTTAACGTTCCCAATTAGTGTGTTTGACGTCGTATTAACTGGTAGCTATGCGAAAGTCGGCCTATTCAATAGCCCCGGCAAAGCAGAAAAAGCAGCCGCAATGGAGGCATTAGCAAAGGTTAAGATGACCGGATTTGCAAACCGCCAAATCGGTAACCTATCTGGTGGACAGCTCCAACGGGTCTTCGTGGCCCGTGCAATTCTGCAAGATGCAGATATTGTAATTTTAGATGAACCGTTCGTTGGGATTGATCTGCAAAGTGAAAATTCAATTATGCAAATTTTAAAGCAATGGCGAAATGAAAATAAGACCATCTTAGTTGTTCACCATGACTTAAATAAGGTCAACAGCTATTTCGATAATTTAATCATCATGAATCACGGCATCGTAGCTAGCGGAGCAACTGATCAAGTTTACAATTCCACCAATATTAGTAAGGCATTTAGTGCTGATCTATCCTCCGTATTGTTTAATCAAAAGGAGGCTCAATAA
- a CDS encoding metal ABC transporter permease, whose translation MMKIAEFISALGKYDFLQSALITAIMVGIMSGIIGSFIILRGMSLMGDAISHSILPGVAVAYMLGINLLLGASFFGVLAALLIGFVSTRSKIKVDTSIGVVFSSFYALGFILISLTESSTNLHHILFGNILAVSNSDMMTTAVVLAVVILFVTIGYKELLITSFDETFAKTYGLNTQLIHYSLMLVLTLVTVSALQTVGIILVVAMLITPAATAFFWTNRLSLMLVLSAIFGTVASIIGLYLSYTFNWASGPAIVVMAAIMFAISFIFSPKQNLIHFKK comes from the coding sequence ATAATGAAAATTGCTGAATTTATCTCTGCTTTAGGAAAGTATGATTTCCTCCAAAGCGCCCTAATTACCGCCATCATGGTCGGAATTATGTCTGGAATCATTGGAAGTTTTATTATCCTGCGGGGAATGTCACTAATGGGGGATGCAATTTCACATTCGATTCTACCAGGGGTCGCAGTGGCTTACATGCTAGGAATTAACCTCCTCTTAGGCGCATCGTTCTTCGGGGTCTTAGCCGCCCTTTTAATTGGGTTCGTCTCCACCAGAAGTAAGATCAAGGTCGACACCTCGATTGGAGTCGTGTTCAGTTCGTTCTATGCATTAGGATTTATCCTGATTTCGTTAACCGAAAGTTCAACAAATTTGCACCACATCCTATTCGGGAACATCCTAGCAGTTAGTAACTCCGATATGATGACCACCGCAGTGGTGCTAGCCGTTGTCATTCTTTTCGTGACCATTGGCTACAAAGAATTATTAATTACTTCATTTGATGAAACATTCGCTAAAACGTATGGGCTAAATACCCAGCTAATTCACTATTCATTGATGTTAGTATTAACATTGGTTACGGTATCTGCACTGCAAACGGTGGGAATCATCCTAGTGGTTGCAATGCTAATTACTCCAGCGGCGACCGCATTCTTCTGGACTAACCGACTATCATTAATGCTAGTCCTATCAGCCATCTTCGGAACGGTCGCATCGATCATCGGACTCTACCTGAGTTACACATTCAACTGGGCTTCCGGGCCTGCAATCGTGGTGATGGCAGCAATTATGTTTGCAATCTCATTCATTTTCTCACCCAAGCAAAACTTAATCCACTTTAAAAAATAA
- a CDS encoding metal ABC transporter substrate-binding protein produces the protein MKKIIAAVAAAIVIIGGVFLFINQRGSHKSTSNENGDKRLSVVTTNSILENMVENIGKDRINVYSMVKRGTDPHEYEPRPEDISKTTNADVVFYNGLNLETGGNGWFKELVNTAHKKFGKQVFAASEGVKPLHLTTNKNEVDPHAWLDLSNGIQYVKTMTKVLKEKDPKNASYFQKNADAYIAKLSKLNQDAKSKFLDIPAKQRVLVTSEGAFKYFSKAYHVKPVYIWEINTESQGTPEQMKRVLAAISKYDVKHLFVESSVSPKSMDKVSSETGIKIYSKIFTDSLAKKGTPGDTYYSMMKWNLDKIHDGLAK, from the coding sequence ATGAAAAAAATTATCGCAGCAGTTGCCGCAGCAATCGTCATTATCGGTGGTGTCTTTTTATTCATCAACCAACGGGGAAGTCATAAATCGACATCCAATGAAAATGGCGATAAACGGCTGAGCGTAGTCACTACCAACTCAATTTTAGAAAACATGGTTGAAAACATTGGTAAGGATCGCATCAATGTTTATAGTATGGTGAAACGGGGAACTGACCCCCATGAATACGAGCCACGGCCCGAAGATATCTCAAAAACCACCAACGCCGATGTCGTTTTCTATAACGGGTTAAATCTAGAAACCGGTGGAAATGGTTGGTTCAAAGAATTAGTTAACACCGCCCACAAGAAGTTTGGCAAGCAAGTTTTTGCCGCCAGTGAAGGTGTAAAGCCATTACACCTTACTACCAATAAAAATGAAGTTGACCCCCACGCATGGTTAGACCTCTCTAACGGAATTCAATACGTTAAGACAATGACGAAGGTCTTGAAGGAAAAGGATCCAAAGAACGCCAGTTACTTCCAAAAGAATGCTGATGCATACATTGCAAAGCTATCCAAGTTAAATCAGGATGCTAAGTCTAAATTCCTGGACATTCCAGCTAAACAACGGGTCCTAGTAACTTCCGAAGGGGCCTTCAAATACTTCTCAAAGGCCTACCACGTGAAACCAGTTTACATCTGGGAAATCAATACTGAGTCCCAAGGAACGCCAGAACAAATGAAGCGCGTCCTTGCAGCCATTAGCAAGTATGACGTTAAACACCTTTTCGTTGAATCATCAGTTTCACCTAAATCAATGGATAAGGTCTCATCAGAAACCGGCATTAAGATCTATTCAAAGATCTTTACCGACTCCCTTGCAAAGAAGGGCACTCCAGGTGACACCTACTATTCAATGATGAAGTGGAACTTAGATAAGATTCATGATGGATTGGCTAAGTAG
- a CDS encoding KxYKxGKxW signal peptide domain-containing protein, whose product MNENDKKERYRLYKSGKNWVTTMIVAASTITFCDLVSNHDAELLSLPVAKAFVIPDSFAEFASTATASESVAQTSVATSSTSQSSSQPPFPFEGLDGFEIYIYSHYGYNNPMAKQMVDQHRGIAVRPPSSAIPAISSVASNNSSVATYASEPASSANVMNVTEPAQFSSENNGASLAISSLTTESIANDSISNTNSSNSIANLNSNSSANSSEVTTTNNSLNASTNDNSSSISKNDVMNDKVTNASNNDHNATLINRLNSKQNDIQQKIINNSEIGQSNDQLINLKQLLNHAKLNVERARQHKAKPLAIKAFNTELIRAQKIVIKYQNELNHAVAEFNRVNQFTIQEANNWDSNGSNPNVNDKIVRMKQTLNAAKQKIDNLKNALNSFKSELSNLNIKAKQFTKSFKVNDNKLRRMEKAANKLRRAINKNKSKRNHKRDYDQLLVAYKNKMKSIAILLKSK is encoded by the coding sequence ATGAATGAAAATGATAAAAAAGAACGCTATCGATTATATAAATCTGGCAAGAATTGGGTTACAACTATGATTGTAGCTGCATCAACAATTACCTTTTGTGATTTAGTCTCAAATCATGACGCTGAGCTACTAAGTCTACCCGTGGCTAAGGCGTTTGTGATTCCTGATTCATTTGCTGAATTTGCATCAACAGCCACCGCATCTGAATCAGTTGCACAAACCTCCGTAGCTACCTCGAGCACTTCCCAATCCAGTAGTCAGCCGCCATTTCCATTTGAAGGATTAGATGGATTTGAAATTTATATATATTCTCATTATGGATATAATAATCCAATGGCTAAACAAATGGTTGATCAGCACCGTGGGATTGCTGTTCGTCCACCTAGTAGTGCCATTCCTGCAATCAGTAGTGTTGCTAGTAATAATAGTAGTGTTGCTACTTATGCTTCAGAACCAGCTAGTTCTGCTAACGTAATGAATGTAACGGAACCAGCTCAATTCAGTTCAGAAAATAATGGCGCATCTTTGGCTATCAGCTCATTAACAACGGAATCGATTGCTAATGATTCAATAAGTAACACTAATAGTAGTAATAGTATCGCTAATCTTAATAGTAATAGTAGTGCTAATAGTTCTGAGGTGACGACTACTAATAATTCATTGAATGCATCAACTAATGATAATTCAAGCTCAATTTCTAAAAATGATGTTATGAATGATAAAGTTACCAATGCTAGTAATAATGATCATAACGCTACATTAATTAATCGTTTAAATTCAAAGCAAAACGACATTCAACAAAAGATTATTAATAATTCAGAAATAGGGCAATCTAATGATCAGCTTATTAACTTAAAACAATTATTAAATCATGCAAAGTTGAATGTTGAACGGGCGCGTCAGCATAAAGCAAAACCGTTGGCGATTAAGGCTTTTAATACGGAATTAATTCGAGCGCAAAAGATTGTTATAAAATATCAAAATGAATTAAATCATGCAGTTGCTGAATTCAATCGTGTCAATCAATTTACGATTCAAGAAGCTAATAATTGGGATTCCAATGGGTCCAATCCCAATGTTAATGATAAAATTGTGAGAATGAAACAAACTTTAAATGCTGCAAAACAGAAAATTGATAATTTAAAAAATGCACTCAATTCTTTTAAAAGCGAATTAAGTAATTTGAATATTAAAGCGAAACAGTTTACTAAAAGCTTTAAAGTCAATGATAATAAATTAAGAAGAATGGAAAAAGCAGCTAACAAATTAAGACGAGCAATTAATAAAAACAAATCAAAGCGAAACCACAAACGGGATTATGATCAGTTATTGGTTGCATACAAAAATAAAATGAAGTCCATCGCAATCTTATTAAAATCAAAATAG
- a CDS encoding NosD domain-containing protein: MRKIIASLAISTALLGLGANLNSNEDTASAAVHKKAKHSKKKAVKKVNKKKKSTKKATSGHITILRGHRGKTGATGARGATGATGATGATGAQGQKGATGATGAQGPKGDTGATGATGAQGQKGATGATGATGAQGLKGDTGATGATGAQGPKGDTGATGATGATGATGAQGIQGLKGDAGASNAQGAKGADGQNGKDGKDGKDGKDGKDALSDVYYNITDYGVKSGQSSVDSGAIINNIISQMPSSGGTVLIPNGDFYLKTPVVINNNHVRIKGINSGLRSAIDPDKTAVSPGGGSRLIMDANNSTGIQIGVANQTPRISGIEIDHVNMLGSGSGDQTLISGPQDSDGIKIHDVVMKNATYGIKLSGADTPDIHDNWISELTNGVHLLGSSQQAKIASNFIGAQPGGISVKLDHPYAATINGNNIYPDGFTNLEVNDGDHVNISNNNIQSYYSRAVFLTGNYNTMSNNSIYIRGNKDNPRGFDKKIGDVYVSGDNNVLQGNHLTSEQESEATRELIMGGNNNMIKMDTIDGAASNSKVVINGNANNNKVLYTVNNDEFQDGQNPTNTNVPISR; this comes from the coding sequence GTGCGAAAAATAATTGCATCGTTAGCGATCTCAACTGCACTTTTGGGACTGGGTGCTAACTTGAATAGCAATGAAGATACTGCTAGTGCCGCAGTTCATAAGAAAGCCAAACATAGTAAGAAAAAGGCTGTTAAGAAGGTTAATAAAAAGAAGAAGTCGACTAAAAAAGCGACTAGTGGACATATAACCATTCTTAGAGGCCATCGTGGAAAAACTGGTGCTACGGGTGCACGAGGTGCGACCGGTGCCACTGGAGCAACTGGAGCAACTGGTGCTCAGGGTCAAAAGGGCGCCACTGGTGCTACTGGCGCTCAGGGTCCAAAGGGTGATACCGGCGCCACCGGAGCAACTGGTGCCCAGGGTCAAAAGGGCGCTACTGGAGCTACCGGGGCTACTGGCGCCCAGGGCCTAAAGGGTGATACAGGAGCAACTGGAGCGACTGGTGCCCAGGGTCCAAAGGGTGATACTGGTGCGACTGGCGCAACTGGTGCGACCGGAGCCACTGGCGCACAAGGAATTCAAGGGCTTAAGGGTGATGCTGGAGCCAGCAATGCCCAAGGTGCCAAGGGTGCTGATGGTCAAAACGGTAAAGATGGTAAGGACGGCAAGGATGGTAAAGACGGTAAGGATGCGCTATCCGATGTTTACTACAACATTACTGACTATGGGGTTAAGAGTGGGCAGTCATCAGTTGATTCTGGAGCCATTATTAACAATATCATTTCACAAATGCCATCATCTGGTGGAACCGTATTAATTCCAAATGGTGATTTCTATTTGAAGACACCGGTGGTAATTAATAATAACCACGTTCGAATTAAGGGAATTAATTCAGGATTACGTTCAGCCATTGATCCCGATAAGACTGCCGTTAGTCCCGGTGGTGGGAGTCGGTTAATCATGGACGCTAATAATTCCACTGGGATCCAAATTGGAGTGGCTAACCAAACCCCACGAATTAGCGGAATTGAAATTGACCACGTTAATATGCTCGGAAGTGGTAGTGGGGATCAAACGCTAATTAGTGGCCCACAAGATTCCGATGGAATTAAGATTCATGATGTTGTGATGAAGAACGCTACCTATGGAATTAAGTTAAGTGGTGCTGATACTCCTGATATTCACGATAACTGGATTTCAGAATTAACCAATGGGGTGCACCTGTTAGGCTCATCCCAACAAGCTAAGATTGCTAGTAACTTTATTGGTGCTCAACCAGGCGGAATTTCCGTTAAGTTAGATCACCCATACGCGGCAACTATTAATGGTAATAACATCTATCCAGATGGATTTACTAATCTTGAGGTTAATGATGGTGACCATGTTAATATTTCAAATAATAACATTCAATCATACTACAGTCGGGCAGTGTTCCTAACTGGGAACTACAATACAATGTCCAATAACTCAATCTATATTCGTGGAAATAAGGATAACCCACGTGGTTTTGATAAGAAGATTGGGGATGTCTATGTTTCCGGTGATAACAATGTATTACAAGGAAACCACTTAACTTCTGAACAAGAATCTGAAGCTACTCGTGAATTAATCATGGGTGGAAACAACAATATGATCAAGATGGATACCATTGATGGAGCTGCTTCAAACTCTAAGGTGGTAATTAACGGAAATGCCAATAACAACAAGGTACTATATACCGTTAATAATGATGAATTCCAAGATGGTCAGAATCCAACGAATACGAATGTACCAATTTCGCGTTAA
- a CDS encoding deoxynucleoside kinase yields the protein MPMLVLAGTIGAGKSSLTTRVAKHLGTKAFYEPVGDNPVLPLFYQDKQKYGFLLQIYFLNKRFEMIKRAQRDDNNVLDRSIYEDALFTDLNHRLGNINDAEAAIYHELLDNMMEELPFAAKKKRPDLLVYIEVSLDTQLARIKKRGRDFEQSDELLDYYRELRVAYQKWFQNYDISPKLKIDGDQYDFVNSAADLTAVLNQIDAKLNE from the coding sequence ATGCCGATGCTTGTATTAGCTGGAACGATTGGCGCAGGGAAGTCATCATTGACTACCCGGGTAGCGAAGCACCTTGGAACGAAGGCGTTCTACGAACCAGTTGGGGATAATCCAGTATTACCATTGTTTTATCAGGATAAACAGAAATACGGTTTTTTATTACAAATTTATTTTTTAAATAAGCGTTTTGAAATGATTAAGCGAGCGCAACGGGATGATAACAACGTTTTAGACCGTTCAATCTATGAAGATGCGTTGTTTACTGATTTAAACCATCGGTTGGGAAATATTAACGATGCCGAGGCAGCGATTTATCATGAATTATTGGATAACATGATGGAGGAACTACCATTTGCAGCGAAAAAGAAACGCCCGGATTTGCTAGTGTATATTGAGGTCAGTTTAGACACCCAGTTAGCACGAATTAAAAAACGGGGGCGCGATTTTGAACAATCCGATGAACTATTAGATTACTACCGAGAATTACGAGTGGCATACCAGAAATGGTTTCAAAATTATGATATTAGCCCTAAATTAAAAATTGATGGCGATCAATACGATTTTGTTAATAGCGCAGCGGACTTAACCGCGGTCCTGAACCAAATTGATGCTAAATTAAATGAATAA
- the pnuC gene encoding nicotinamide riboside transporter PnuC yields the protein MNYCKWLWSQLLGWNVQSYILLFFGLGFNLALTLSSPMTTISIVTFIAGALGLTCVLAINNAKPVNGWLGLLSAILLIAVAFTAKNYMEIVMQLSYIVLLDVPVLLMPSWNQDAEQKISGLRGDSVATTIKNWLPYVFGFVVVVLIMHTLLVHLTDSPRPLIDSISSTTGIMGAILTTLKKRETYYFWFAQGILSVILWGITAAQGGASPVLFVTYMLYIGNDILAFTKSPWFAKQLDN from the coding sequence ATGAATTATTGTAAGTGGCTATGGAGCCAATTGTTGGGCTGGAATGTCCAATCATACATTCTATTATTCTTTGGGTTAGGATTTAACTTAGCATTAACGCTAAGTAGCCCGATGACTACGATTAGTATTGTAACGTTTATTGCTGGTGCGCTAGGTTTAACCTGTGTACTGGCAATTAATAATGCAAAACCAGTCAACGGTTGGTTGGGCTTACTTAGTGCGATCTTATTAATTGCGGTTGCATTTACCGCCAAGAATTACATGGAAATTGTGATGCAACTTAGCTATATCGTATTATTAGATGTTCCGGTATTGTTAATGCCTAGTTGGAATCAAGATGCTGAACAAAAAATTTCTGGTCTGCGAGGCGATAGTGTTGCCACGACCATTAAAAACTGGTTACCATACGTATTCGGCTTTGTTGTTGTGGTTTTGATTATGCATACCCTGTTGGTTCACCTTACTGACAGTCCGCGGCCATTGATTGATTCGATTTCATCAACAACTGGAATCATGGGCGCGATTTTAACCACGTTAAAGAAACGGGAAACCTATTATTTTTGGTTTGCCCAGGGCATTTTATCAGTTATTTTATGGGGGATCACTGCAGCACAGGGTGGGGCATCACCAGTGCTATTTGTAACCTATATGTTGTACATTGGAAATGATATTCTAGCGTTTACCAAGAGTCCATGGTTTGCTAAACAGCTGGATAATTAA
- a CDS encoding fluoride efflux transporter FluC codes for MITKIVLVGFAAAFGAVIRYGMIELIGNRMGWKEFPLATVVINVSGAFLLGLLTGHLADGSIAFLIGSGILGGYTTFSTFMNETVKLQIKHPQWAGIYFILTTLLGILAALIGMAI; via the coding sequence ATGATTACCAAAATTGTACTTGTGGGATTTGCCGCTGCGTTTGGAGCGGTCATTCGATATGGCATGATTGAATTAATTGGCAATCGCATGGGGTGGAAGGAATTTCCGCTGGCTACCGTGGTGATCAATGTGTCCGGTGCGTTTTTGCTAGGCTTATTAACTGGCCACCTTGCTGATGGATCCATCGCATTTCTAATCGGGAGTGGGATTCTGGGTGGCTATACTACGTTCTCTACGTTCATGAATGAAACGGTCAAACTGCAGATTAAACATCCACAATGGGCCGGGATATACTTTATTTTAACTACTTTATTAGGAATCTTAGCAGCTTTAATCGGAATGGCAATTTAG
- a CDS encoding fluoride efflux transporter FluC: MRRIIYIICFGFLGGALREWLTLLSGNQHFAMIIAINLIGTFLLSFIASTLPLLMNISSDVLSGITVGFIGSFTTFSTFTVDFVKLLKISLINSFWYLSISLIFGYIFALIGVKLADYVIAKAGEK; encoded by the coding sequence TTGCGTAGGATTATTTATATTATCTGTTTTGGGTTCTTAGGCGGTGCACTTCGTGAGTGGTTAACGTTATTATCTGGTAATCAACACTTTGCAATGATTATTGCAATTAATTTAATTGGGACGTTCTTACTATCATTTATTGCTAGTACTCTGCCACTATTGATGAATATTTCGAGTGATGTTTTAAGTGGGATTACCGTGGGGTTTATTGGTAGCTTTACTACTTTTTCAACGTTTACGGTCGATTTTGTGAAGCTGCTCAAAATTTCACTAATTAATTCATTCTGGTATCTTTCAATCAGTTTGATTTTTGGATATATATTCGCATTAATTGGGGTCAAACTCGCTGATTACGTTATTGCAAAGGCGGGTGAAAAATAA
- a CDS encoding zinc-dependent alcohol dehydrogenase family protein has protein sequence MKALVLTGTKQMEIQDLDTPTPKPDEVLVKTAYAGICGTDDALYNGLPGSADAVPPIVLGHENSGVVEAVGANVTQFKKGDRVAVDPNIYYPKDKYFRVDRPQLAEDLSAVGVTRDGGLEEYFTAPESVVYHVPANLSLKAACSTEPVSCGVHGVRRLNLQPHYKALVMGDGYMGLLFVELLKAYGVQHVDLTGRHDDKLAEEQKLTGADHVINTESGDITEEYDIVIEAVGRPETQEKAIEVAGKGGQILMFGVGRPDQTFTVNTYEVFQKELDIKGSFINPYSFDDSLALMASGKIDVEPLIKNVLQLNEVVGKLDGSDKRPGKSVVELDGSLK, from the coding sequence ATGAAAGCATTAGTATTAACTGGTACTAAACAAATGGAAATCCAAGATTTGGATACTCCAACTCCAAAGCCTGACGAAGTTTTAGTTAAGACCGCATACGCAGGTATCTGTGGTACTGACGACGCATTATACAATGGTCTTCCAGGTTCAGCAGATGCTGTTCCTCCAATTGTTTTAGGACATGAAAACTCAGGGGTTGTTGAAGCCGTTGGTGCTAACGTTACCCAATTTAAGAAGGGTGACCGTGTTGCTGTTGACCCTAACATCTACTACCCTAAGGACAAGTACTTCCGTGTTGACCGTCCACAATTAGCTGAAGACTTATCAGCTGTTGGTGTTACTCGTGATGGTGGTTTGGAAGAATACTTCACTGCTCCTGAATCAGTTGTATACCACGTTCCAGCTAACCTTTCATTAAAGGCTGCTTGTTCTACTGAACCTGTATCATGTGGTGTTCACGGTGTTCGTCGTCTTAACTTACAACCACACTACAAGGCACTTGTTATGGGTGATGGTTACATGGGTCTATTATTCGTTGAATTATTAAAGGCTTACGGTGTTCAACACGTTGACTTAACTGGTCGTCATGATGACAAGTTAGCTGAAGAACAAAAGCTTACTGGTGCAGACCACGTTATCAACACTGAATCTGGTGACATTACTGAAGAATACGACATCGTTATTGAAGCCGTTGGTCGTCCAGAAACTCAAGAAAAGGCAATCGAAGTTGCAGGTAAGGGTGGTCAAATCCTTATGTTTGGTGTTGGTCGTCCAGATCAAACATTCACTGTTAACACTTACGAAGTATTCCAAAAGGAATTAGACATCAAGGGTTCATTCATTAACCCATACTCATTCGATGACTCCCTTGCATTAATGGCAAGTGGCAAAATTGATGTTGAACCACTTATCAAGAACGTTCTTCAACTTAACGAAGTTGTTGGTAAGCTTGATGGTTCTGACAAGCGCCCTGGTAAGTCAGTTGTTGAACTTGACGGTAGCTTGAAATAA
- a CDS encoding VOC family protein, whose translation MALQDYFTGLQHVGIPSKDLDKTIAFYKKLGFEEAGLFHNGENRCAFMRYNNLTIETWEGDPVTMKNGAINHFSMNCTDVDKAFEAAKAEGFDMVNDEIQSIPSFWDNGIRFFNILGPNHETIEFCQIV comes from the coding sequence ATGGCTTTACAAGATTACTTCACTGGACTTCAACACGTTGGAATCCCATCAAAAGACTTAGATAAAACAATTGCGTTTTACAAGAAGTTAGGCTTTGAAGAAGCTGGTTTGTTCCATAATGGTGAAAACCGTTGTGCGTTCATGAGATACAACAACTTAACCATTGAAACTTGGGAAGGTGACCCCGTTACTATGAAGAACGGTGCCATTAACCACTTTTCAATGAACTGTACTGACGTTGACAAGGCTTTCGAAGCTGCTAAGGCTGAAGGCTTTGACATGGTCAACGATGAAATCCAATCCATCCCTTCATTCTGGGATAATGGAATTCGGTTCTTTAACATCTTAGGACCAAACCATGAAACGATTGAATTCTGTCAAATTGTCTAG